The Coffea eugenioides isolate CCC68of unplaced genomic scaffold, Ceug_1.0 ScVebR1_1002;HRSCAF=1781, whole genome shotgun sequence genome includes a window with the following:
- the LOC113754740 gene encoding uncharacterized protein LOC113754740: MSFTDEFIALSSPSAIVLEAFQEYIRYVIAFIFVSSASLWLSLLILGAIPQFALLFLVFTYPLVTFLVLHFIWSNRVDRAIGWLRRRRLARQAGYIALFAYGRIVVNSKDEWYVAFLSCSILCGMGILGFFSAAEDFVMALQSISTYSGAAALELMVLGQHPVQASCAAGLYILAEAIMFVGADPAAFRGCLTFARPLLNHW; the protein is encoded by the exons ATGAGCTTCACTGATGAATTCATTGCATTATCATCTCCAAGTGCAATAGTGCTAGAG GCGTTTCAGGAATATATTAGATATGTTATTGCATTCATATTCGTCTCATCAGCTAGCCTTTGGTTATCTCTTCTGATTCTTGGCGCCATTCCACAGTTTGCGCTGCTTTTTCTGGTTTTCACTTACCCACTTGTGACGTTTTTAGTTTTACATTTTATTTGGAGCAATCGGGTTGATCGTGCCATTGGTTGGCTTCGTCGGAGACGTTTAGCGCGTCAGGCTGGGTATATTGCTCTTTTTGCCTACGGGCGCATTGTAGTCAATAGTAAGGATGAATGGTACGTCGCCTTTCTCTCATGTTCTATCCTGTGTGGAATGGGCATTCTCGGCTTTTTCTCTGCCGCCGAAGATTTCGTTATGGCGCTTCAATCTATATCCACGTATTCTGGAGCTGCTGCTTTGGAGTTGATGGTTCTTGGTCAGCACCCTGTACAGGCCAGCTGTGCTGCTGGCCTGTATATCTTGGCGGAAGCTATAATG TTCGTTGGAGCAGACCCGGCAGCGTTCCGTGGCTGCCTGACCTTCGCTCGACCCCTGCTGAACCACTGGTAG